From a single Anaerolineales bacterium genomic region:
- a CDS encoding DNA polymerase III subunit alpha has protein sequence MSFAHLHVHTEYSLLDGFSNIKKLVQRVKQMNMSAVAITDHGTMFGVIDFYKAATEAGIKPIIGLEAYMAARGMKDKDSKLDRQSYHLLLLAENETGYKNLLKIASAAQMDGFYYYPRIDRDFLAAHSEGLICTSGCMSAEIPRALLNEKPEEALRKWNWYYDVFGPDRFFVELQQHNIPEILDLNKQLLELGARYSAKFIATNDVHYINQDDARLQEILLAMQTQTVLSDTNRMRMSDDSYYLRSPEEMNRIFAEVPESLSNTLLIAERCNVEIKFKDYHLPEFPVPDGETPETYLRALCEAGARKKYGDDANKPKVRERLDYELKVVHDMGFDAYFLIVWDLCRFARENGIWYNARGSAAGSIIAYTLDITIVDPLEHDLIFERFLNPGRVSMPDIDLDFRDDRRSEMLEYCAAKYGSDKVAQIITFGTMGTKAAIRDVARVMEIPLPEVDRVAKLVPFSPGKGSSMEDALAIREFKQIYDTDPKMREVIDVATKMEGTIRNAGTHAAGVVISDKPIQEYLPLHRPTSGSEDTPIKSVTQFEMGILDSLGMLKVDFLGLITLTVMARACDMIEKRHGKKFDLGNIPIDDPKSFELMGAGQTAGVFQVEGGGMTRWLVQMKPKNLDNIIAMVALYRPGPMQFIPDYIARMHGEAEVEYRHPAMQPIFEDTFGIPVYQEQLMRAAVELAGYTPSESDDLRKAISKKKKEDIEKHRAKFVKGAVEKGMEQSIAEAIYADWEEFARYGFNKSHAADYGVIAVQTAYLKAHYPAEYMAALMSASAGQTEKVALYVADARSMGVPVLAPDINASEWDFAIEDIEGKPSIRFGLGAIKNVSEGAVRIIMEARKDGNFADLNDFARRVDLRTVGKRSLECLIKVGALDQFGNRASLLASLDRIIAISSAHFRAADAGQMSLFGADTGVVEEIQLPEVKDVEKRDMLNWERELIGLYISDHPLNEFQTQLAHIVSYFSGQLSEANHEEKVRVAGLITNVRPYTTKTGKPMGFVTMEDIQGNIELVLFPKTWDNNREQMTVGQIIIVEGKVDQSNPPAKILVDTIKTEIMMTVAADDPYAKQDATPKPLLARTEEQSPRRPDALQPKPKPVPTPKPTPTPALRPAAVIAEPESTYTPHPAQHDGGTEDGEDMPPPPDNFPEGWENEWQPSFDDAAIASKPAPKFKKDEPVTPPLVTRAVTALAQVEETEPAEVRNEAVIPSLYVPLVKEDKDKEHPPQQITVMLRPTGDKERDKRRIKTLYGTLISHHGRDKFSFQIFESGKGHLIDFPNDTTRICPELLERLKKLMGEESWRVEEITFQ, from the coding sequence ATGTCATTCGCCCACTTACACGTCCATACTGAATATTCGCTGCTCGACGGCTTCTCGAACATCAAGAAGCTGGTCCAGCGCGTCAAGCAAATGAACATGTCGGCGGTGGCGATCACCGACCACGGCACCATGTTCGGAGTGATCGACTTCTACAAAGCGGCGACCGAGGCGGGGATCAAGCCGATCATTGGCTTGGAAGCCTACATGGCAGCGCGGGGGATGAAGGACAAGGATTCGAAACTTGACCGTCAATCCTACCACCTGTTGCTGCTTGCTGAAAATGAAACGGGCTATAAGAACCTGTTGAAGATCGCATCCGCCGCACAGATGGATGGCTTCTATTATTATCCGCGCATTGACCGTGATTTTCTCGCAGCGCACTCCGAAGGATTGATCTGCACATCCGGTTGTATGTCGGCGGAAATTCCGCGGGCATTGCTCAATGAAAAACCCGAGGAAGCGCTCAGGAAGTGGAATTGGTACTACGATGTCTTCGGTCCCGACCGTTTCTTCGTGGAATTGCAGCAGCACAACATTCCCGAAATTCTCGACCTGAACAAACAACTGCTCGAGCTCGGCGCGCGCTATTCCGCAAAATTCATCGCCACCAACGACGTCCATTACATCAACCAGGATGATGCGCGTTTGCAGGAGATCCTGCTCGCCATGCAAACGCAGACCGTGCTCTCGGACACGAACCGCATGCGGATGAGCGATGATTCGTATTACCTGCGTTCGCCCGAAGAGATGAACCGCATCTTTGCCGAAGTGCCGGAGTCCTTGTCCAACACGCTGCTCATTGCAGAACGTTGTAATGTCGAGATCAAATTCAAGGATTATCACCTGCCCGAGTTCCCCGTCCCTGATGGGGAGACGCCCGAAACCTACCTGCGCGCATTATGCGAGGCAGGGGCGAGGAAAAAGTATGGGGACGATGCAAACAAGCCCAAGGTCCGCGAACGACTCGACTACGAGTTGAAAGTTGTCCACGATATGGGATTCGACGCGTACTTCCTGATCGTGTGGGATCTGTGCCGCTTCGCCCGTGAAAATGGAATTTGGTACAACGCCCGCGGCTCGGCTGCCGGCTCGATCATCGCCTACACACTCGACATCACGATCGTGGACCCGCTCGAGCATGATCTTATTTTCGAACGTTTTCTGAACCCCGGGCGTGTCTCCATGCCCGACATTGACTTGGATTTCCGCGACGACCGCCGCTCGGAGATGCTGGAATATTGCGCCGCCAAATACGGCTCGGACAAAGTTGCGCAGATCATCACCTTCGGCACGATGGGGACGAAAGCCGCGATCCGCGATGTGGCGCGCGTAATGGAAATCCCGCTCCCCGAAGTGGACAGGGTTGCAAAACTAGTCCCGTTCTCGCCCGGCAAAGGCTCTTCGATGGAAGATGCACTGGCGATCCGGGAGTTCAAACAGATCTACGACACCGACCCAAAAATGCGCGAGGTGATCGACGTTGCCACGAAAATGGAGGGGACGATTCGCAATGCGGGTACGCATGCGGCAGGCGTAGTAATCTCGGACAAACCCATTCAAGAGTATCTCCCGCTGCACCGCCCGACATCCGGCTCGGAGGATACGCCCATCAAGTCGGTGACGCAGTTCGAAATGGGCATCCTTGATTCGTTGGGGATGTTGAAGGTGGATTTCCTCGGTCTCATCACATTGACCGTCATGGCGCGCGCCTGCGACATGATCGAAAAACGTCACGGCAAAAAATTCGATCTGGGCAATATCCCCATTGACGACCCCAAGTCGTTCGAGTTGATGGGGGCGGGACAGACCGCTGGTGTGTTCCAAGTGGAAGGCGGCGGCATGACGCGCTGGCTGGTCCAGATGAAGCCGAAGAACCTCGACAACATCATCGCCATGGTCGCCTTGTACCGCCCGGGACCGATGCAGTTCATCCCCGATTACATCGCGCGCATGCACGGCGAAGCGGAAGTGGAATACCGCCATCCCGCCATGCAGCCCATTTTTGAAGATACCTTCGGCATCCCTGTTTATCAGGAACAGTTGATGCGCGCCGCCGTGGAACTGGCTGGCTATACTCCGTCCGAATCGGACGACCTGCGCAAGGCGATCTCGAAGAAGAAAAAGGAAGACATCGAGAAGCATCGCGCCAAGTTCGTCAAAGGTGCGGTGGAAAAAGGCATGGAACAATCCATCGCCGAAGCCATCTACGCCGACTGGGAGGAATTCGCGCGTTACGGCTTCAACAAATCCCACGCCGCCGATTACGGCGTGATCGCTGTGCAGACCGCCTACCTCAAGGCGCATTATCCCGCTGAATATATGGCGGCGCTGATGTCCGCTTCGGCGGGGCAGACTGAAAAGGTCGCGTTGTACGTCGCGGATGCGCGCTCGATGGGCGTGCCCGTCCTTGCGCCCGACATCAACGCCTCCGAATGGGATTTCGCCATTGAAGATATAGAAGGAAAGCCCAGCATCCGCTTTGGGCTTGGCGCGATCAAGAACGTCAGCGAAGGCGCGGTACGAATCATCATGGAAGCGCGTAAGGATGGCAATTTCGCCGACCTGAACGACTTTGCGCGCCGCGTGGATTTACGGACTGTCGGCAAACGCTCGCTTGAATGTCTCATCAAAGTTGGCGCGCTCGACCAGTTCGGCAACCGCGCCTCCCTGCTCGCCTCGCTCGACCGCATTATCGCCATCAGCAGCGCCCACTTCCGCGCGGCGGATGCGGGACAAATGAGTCTCTTCGGCGCGGATACGGGTGTCGTCGAGGAAATCCAACTGCCCGAAGTCAAGGACGTCGAAAAACGCGACATGCTCAACTGGGAGCGCGAACTCATTGGACTGTATATCTCTGACCATCCGCTCAACGAATTCCAAACCCAGCTCGCGCACATCGTCAGCTATTTCTCGGGGCAACTCTCCGAAGCCAACCACGAGGAAAAAGTCCGCGTGGCAGGGCTGATCACCAACGTCCGCCCGTACACCACAAAAACAGGCAAGCCGATGGGCTTCGTCACCATGGAAGACATCCAGGGCAACATCGAACTCGTGCTCTTCCCAAAAACCTGGGATAACAATCGCGAGCAAATGACCGTCGGGCAGATCATCATTGTCGAAGGCAAGGTGGATCAAAGCAATCCGCCCGCCAAGATTTTGGTGGATACGATCAAGACCGAGATCATGATGACGGTGGCGGCGGACGATCCCTACGCCAAACAGGATGCGACTCCCAAGCCTCTACTCGCGCGGACGGAGGAGCAATCTCCCCGCCGCCCGGACGCGCTGCAACCCAAGCCGAAACCCGTCCCTACACCCAAGCCGACACCAACACCTGCTCTAAGACCTGCCGCCGTAATCGCGGAACCTGAGTCAACATATACCCCCCATCCTGCACAGCATGATGGGGGGACTGAGGATGGCGAAGATATGCCTCCGCCTCCCGATAACTTCCCCGAAGGCTGGGAGAACGAATGGCAGCCATCCTTCGATGACGCGGCGATCGCCTCCAAGCCTGCACCGAAGTTCAAGAAAGATGAGCCTGTCACACCGCCGCTGGTGACGCGCGCGGTCACAGCATTGGCACAGGTCGAAGAGACCGAACCAGCTGAAGTCCGCAACGAAGCGGTCATCCCGTCGTTGTATGTCCCGTTGGTGAAAGAGGACAAGGATAAGGAACATCCGCCGCAACAGATCACGGTCATGCTGCGCCCGACGGGTGACAAGGAACGCGACAAGCGGCGCATCAAGACGCTGTACGGTACGTTGATCTCGCATCACGGGCGCGACAAGTTCAGTTTTCAGATCTTCGAGAGCGGCAAGGGACACCTGATCGACTTCCCCAACGACACCACACGCATCTGCCCCGAATTGCTGGAGCGGCTGAAGAAGTTGATGGGCGAAGAATCCTGGCGCGTGGAAGAGATCACGTTTCAATAG